The Tripterygium wilfordii isolate XIE 37 chromosome 21, ASM1340144v1, whole genome shotgun sequence genome segment aatttctcttttagTTTTTATGTTTGTTGGGCTTTAGAATGGGTTGGGTTCTTATTGAGCTTAAAGGCATGTCATTATTCACAcctcatttatattttattcaagggaaattttatctacacaccacataaatactatctttacaccattttttgaacatgataaatttacaccaaaaaattataaatctacacacaaaattatagtgaaaaaaCAACTATACCcttgatttgtaaaatattataattttattattaaatttacacATACATTCTCTCTCTAAACCCATATTCAACCCCACTCACTCCTCTCGACGCGGTGGTGTTGATCTGGAAGATACGGAGGCCACGGCTGGAGTAACGTCTTGCTTGCCGTTGATCAAACCCCCCCTTGACGAAGCCAACGGCCTCTCGGCCTCCAAATCCTGGAAGCTCATTATTCTTCAATGCAGGAAAGTTGCAGTGTTTGGGTACGACGGATGACAATTAAATCTGTGACGAATTAGGGCTCAAAGAATGTAGAAGAGGGGAGAGATATACCATcagaagagggagagagatcgTTATGGTGTCGTTGTTGTTTTGGTATAAGCAAGTGTTTCTTAATTTTAAATTCTATGTGCCTTAATTTTAAATTCATGTGTTTGAGAGAAAAAGCGTTATCCCACCACCTTGTCTTCCGAGAaagcagagaagaaaaatagagGAAATGGGGACCACAATCGGTCAAGAACTTGGGcaaattttttcttaaattatAAGATTTTCCCAGCAAACAAACAGGAAAATCGGAAGATATGGAAAAGTAGAGGCGTATAAGGGTGTTGAAGAAAGACGAGTACATATGGACATGCTATGGGATACTGTATCTAGGAGCTAGGAGGGGAGATTATGAGAGGAGGATGATGATGGAGTTCTAGGTTTGAGGAAGGATTGTCGTTTGTGTTGACGCCGTACGTGAGAGCGGAGAGgtaagagagggagagatgagAGAATAAAGTTTTAGAGAAAAAGATGAGAGagtaattgttttttttatttattttaaatttgtttgtgTTAAATTTGTTTAAGGgctaatatgtcattgtatataaggatatttatataaattataaaaaattaacaagtgatgtaaagataatgtttatatgatgtgtagataaaatttccctttaTTCAAATGAAATCAATGTCATATATTAGTTGACACATCAACCATTTTTAATGTCAAAATGCTATAAGGGCTAACGGAGCTCAACATGCAAAGTAAATGAACTTGGTCCTGGATTGACCCATCATATATGCTGGAGCTGGACTGTCAAAGATGGCCCATGGTATTCGTTTTCGATCCAGACTGTGATCAAGCTAAATTCATTCACTTGCACTGCTGCACAACACCACATGTTCAAGCTTATAACAGCAAGAAAGTTTGATTCCTTGGCTCTGCTTCAAACTGTATTCTTTTCTGTGTTCTTGAATTTGATTCTAGTTAAGAAACTGGATTAATAAGcatgataaaaaataaatattactgCAGAAGATACGTACCCTTGCCTTATTACAAAACTAGTGTAACACGTACAATCGTTTTCATATGTAACATAACATGCCCCCTCGAGTGCAGAACATCGTGGATGGATACGGCAGTTGATCGGATCCTACCACCTCGTAACATTCTTATTCTTGCTGCCGCTGTACAAGCGGAAGAGACTGAAAGCTGAGATGCAAGACAGGACTACCATGCTAAGGCTGGCTAAGAATGCACTTGCTAATCCCTCCCCAACTTGGTTGCAGAACTTCCCATACATGTTGCATATCTTCATCCATTGTAATTCTGGTTGCCCAAACTTTGCAAACATGGATGACTGTACAGCAGCTGCAATTGCAGCCACAGTCAAGTATGCCATCACCTGCAATACCAAGTTCACGTGGATCGATGCATTACACACTTCAGATATCAACCAAATTCAACTCTGGAAATAAGGCATAGACATGGTCAATCACAACTGCAACTTCCTGCAGATCGATATGACAACATTTTTATCGAGTTATTCGGGATATGAGAACCATAATATTTCTGGATTGCTCACAACTAATAGGATGGTATTGACGTTCAACAAAGGCTTCCGTATTTACTAAATTGATATTTAAACTACCAAATAATGTCCCTAATATTGGTGTCTGCACTCTGCAGTCCCAACCCCTCGAAGACCCATCAATTCATATGCTTCATTTTCTTGTGGGAGATTTCCCATATGtggattcatatatatatatatatataagtagctAGCATACACAACTGCTTACGCATAAGCTTTTGGTCATCAGGCTGACCGTGTTAGGCAAGAGCAAATCTGCAATCTCGTCCCAGGGCACTAGATTTAGACATAAAGAATACTTCCTATTTTTTGCGCATGCAAACAACCATGTTGAACCAAAGACAAAATTTTGACTACCATAAACACCTTAAGCTTAAAAAAGCAAGTTCCCTTCCAAGAATTTTAACAGGCGCAGTGGTAACAAGTCTAACTGAACTAATGCATTGCACTAAACTAACAAATGAATATAGGTCACAATATTCCTTCTTCATTGGCATAAagcaaaaattttcattttctgataTAGCAACAACAGTTGTATTGTTCAAATAGCCAGGAGATCCTGTCTCCTGCCTTTGACAATGTCATGTAAAATGGGGTCCTTTCCTCCATAGTCAATCCTAACATATTAATTGGGTTATGGACACAGATTCTCCCAGGACAGGTACATTAATGAAGGCCAATGACAAATGTTATGAATTCTTATTACAAACTAAAATCCTAACATATTAATTGGGTTATGGACACAGATTCTCCCAGGACACATACATTAATGAAGGCCAATAACAAATGCTATGAATTCTTATTACAAACTAAAAGCTACTATCCACTTTGTTCCTGGTTTGGGGGAACATAAACCAAGCTATTTGTGTCTAAGTTCGATAATCAAAGGTAAAATCAAGATTACATTATATTCTCACAAAGTTCCCCAGAAAATTCACCAATGATATTGTTTTCTGTAAGTGAAACTTACTCACTCATCAGAGACCATTCTCCACACAGAATCCATGCAATGCATTTTGGATTTTTGGGCAAGGAAAGGACGAAGGTCCCACATCATGAAATTATGGTTTGAACTTCAAAGTTTCAACACCCAAGTTCCTATTGTAGCATTAATTCACAGTACTATTCTTTAACACACAATACCAACTACCCTATGAGATCACTTAATGGCAACATTAAATGTAGCCAATGAACCAAGGACAGTGAACAGTACCTCATGTTTGATAAGTCAAATCATTCGATATAATCCAAAATATTCTCTCATTGCGATTGTCCAACCAAACCTAGTGAATGTCTTATTAGGTTGGTATTTATGACTAGTCACCTAATTATCAAGCATCCGATATGATAACGAAGAACAGTGAAACTGGTTCTTAATCAATCTTCTGAtgatcaaataaaaactatgaGTCTATGACATTGGTTCATTACTCTTGGATGTCCTAATTGGAAGTTAACTATCCAGTAACAGGGAAAGTGCTCAAAGAGAACAAATAGCTCATAGACCCAATACCTGATCCCCGGAGAAGATGACCCAAGCTAAGGGCTTGCTAAACAGAACACTGCCTTTAACCATAACA includes the following:
- the LOC119988644 gene encoding CASP-like protein 2B1, yielding MSYLNVGVSPGNVAVYHGSNMKVMDRRVRLAELVLRCLICGLALVAAVLIGSDTQVKVIFSIEKKARFVDMKALVFVVIANGIAAAYSLVHAVRCVVVMVKGSVLFSKPLAWVIFSGDQVMAYLTVAAIAAAVQSSMFAKFGQPELQWMKICNMYGKFCNQVGEGLASAFLASLSMVVLSCISAFSLFRLYSGSKNKNVTRW